In Humulus lupulus chromosome 7, drHumLupu1.1, whole genome shotgun sequence, the following are encoded in one genomic region:
- the LOC133790252 gene encoding putative disease resistance protein At1g50180 isoform X3, translating to MAEAVVSFVLERLEDLVLSEAEFLIGIKDQVENAQTKLQCMRAFLKDADACVRNGDERVQLLVVKVRDTSYDLEDVIETYVFKVASEDESGGGIRRVLKRVVRIIDVHKVGSKIRKISSNIDTCTSELLKYGVKESMNKAAETCSRQVQEQREFRRAYSHFVENDVVGFGKDIKELVDHLTVNENPNRHRHRHRVISISGMGGLGKTTLARKVYYHPDLRKHFECFAWVSISQQCDVRDVWEGILFGLTSPTQAKRQEIKSMGASELAKELYNLQKQRKCLVLLDDIWTTSTWDRLKAAFPLDQTCSKILLTTRVKNVALHADRNGLIHELQCLSENESWELFQNKSFCFGNDPTSSQDNEKRKKEIGREMLKYCGGLPLAIIVLGGLLSTKHTVNEWEAVRKNIMAYIRKGRPNDDSKYNSVSWVLGLSYDELPYYLKPCFLYLARYPEDVTIQVKELCLLLIAEGFISLRESSVETVEDMAYDYLSQLVERSMIQVEKWGSIKRLKTFRIHDLMRDLCLSKAKEESFLQFVDLRNKKEEPLDYVLANVRRVAIYFDDDRVDDFYQFIGNTNCSLRCLIVDLGRGDSRKRLVPEFNRFLMLRVLNLDFSFFKPSAFATLPTVKLPKKIGNLIHLRLLSVHNMIVEKIPSSIGNLRCLQTLKLDHIIINDDKLPNVIWKLEQLRHLYMLETYDVAGGEWLRLLNLKNVQTLSGVPTKYLHRDDFWQLKNLKKLCIHVGKSLGKIFHNPPTVKFNSLSSLTVDRDVSDSNVGEIIDIVPMILSCPEIYKLTLWLPMLKLPEFNQLSPNLMKLVLRYTNLTVDPMPTLEKLPNLRFLFFYQKSFKGNEMVCSKGGFPLLDSLLLQGLFVLREWNVEKGALSSLRHLEIVDCSRLRRIPDGIRYVTTLKEIKIENMPMKFKEGVEEGGEEFYKVEHVPSLVFSRIYTD from the exons atggCAGAGGCTGTTGTTTCCTTTGTGCTTGAAAGACTTGAAGATCTGGTGCTATCTGAAGCTGAATTCTTGATTGGAATCAAAGACCAAGTTGAGAATGCACAGACCAAGCTGCAATGCATGAGAGCTTTCCTGAAAGACGCAGATGCTTGTGTAAGAAATGGCGATGAAAGAGTACAGCTTTTGGTTGTCAAAGTCAGAGATACCTCTTATGACTTGGAAGATGTTATTGAAACTTATGTCTTCAAAGTGGCTTCTGAGGATGAGAGTGGTGGAGGCATCAGACGTGTTCTGaaaagggttgttcgtatcattGATGTTCATAAAGTTGGATCAAAGATAAGGAAGATATCATCCAACATTGATACTTGTACATCAGAATTACTCAAGTATGGAGTAAAGGAATCAATGAACAAGGCAGCTGAAACTTGTTCAAGGCAGGTCCAAGAGCAAAGAGAGTTTAGGCGAGCTTATTCTCATTTTGTGGAGAATGATGTCGTTGGATTCGGCAAAGACATCAAGGAATTGGTAGACCATCTGACAGTGAATGAGAATCCTAATAGGCATAGGCATAGGCATAGGGTGATTTCTATAAGTGGAATGGGAGGTTTAGGAAAGACTACTCTTGCAAGAAAGGTTTATTACCATCCTGATCTTAGAAAACACTTTGAGTGTTTTGCTTGGGTCTCAATATCTCAACAGTGTGATGTGCGAGACGTATGGGAAGGAATTTTATTTGGTTTGACTTCTCCAACACAGGCAAAAAGACAGGAAATTAAAAGCATGGGGGCTAGTGAGCTAGCAAAGGAGCTTTATAACCTTCAGAAACAGAGAAAATGTTTGGTACTCCTTGATGATATTTGGACCACTTCAACTTGGGATCGTCTGAAAGCTGCATTCCCTCTAGACCAAACATGTAGCAAGATTTTACTCACTACTCGAGTAAAGAATGTAGCTTTGCATGCAGATCGAAATGGTTTGATCCATGAACTTCAGTGTCTCAGTGAGAATGAGAGCTGGGAGCTGTTTCAGAACAAGTCCTTTTGTTTTGGAAATGATCCAACAA GCTCACAAGACAacgagaaaagaaagaaagaaataggAAGAGAAATGCTTAAATATTGTGGTGGTTTGCCATTGGCCATCATTGTGCTTGGTGGGCTTCTATCTACGAAACACACAGTTAATGAATGGGAAGCGGTGAGAAAGAATATAATGGCATATATAAGGAAAGGCAGACCAAACGATGACTCGAAATACAATAGTGTTTCATGGGTCTTAGGTTTGAGTTACGATGAGTTGCCATATTACTTAAAACCTTGTTTTTTATACTTGGCTCGGTACCCTGAAGATGTCACTATACAAGTAAAAGAATTATGCCTTTTATTGATAGCAGAAGGGTTTATATCATTAAGGGAAAGTTCAGTAGAGACCGTCGAGGATATGGCATATGATTACTTAAGTCAGTTGGTGGAGAGAAGCATGATCCAAGTAGAAAAATGGGGTTCAATAAAAAGATTGAAAACATTTCGTATTCATGATCTCATGCGCGATTTGTGCTTGTCTAAAGCCAAAGAAGAAAGCTTTCTACAGTTTGTTGATTTAAGGAATAAAAAGGAGGAGCCATTAGATTATGTACTTGCAAATGTACGTAGAGTTGCCATCTACTTCGATGATGATCGTGTTGATGATTTTTATCAGTTTATTGGCAATACAAATTGCTCTCTGAGGTGTCTTATTGTAGATTTGGGCAGAGGTGATTCTAGAAAAAGATTGGTCCCTGAGTTCAATCGCTTTCTGATGCTTAGAGTCTTGAATCTTGATTTCTCGTTTTTTAAACCAAGTGCTTTTGCAACACTACCAACTGTGAAGTTGCCTAAAAAAATTGGGAATCTTATCCACCTGAGGCTGTTGAGTGTTCATAACATGATTGTGGAAAAGATCCCATCTTCTATTGGGAATTTGAGATGTCTGCAGACTTTGAAATTAGACCACATAATAATCAACGATGATAAACTACCAAATGTGATATGGAAGTTGGAACAATTGAGGCACTTATACATGTTGGAAACTTATGATGTAGCAGGTGGTGAGTGGTTGAGGTTACTTAATCTTAAAAATGTACAAACATTGTCAGGTGTTCCAACCAAGTACCTTCACAGGGATGATTTTTGGCAGCTGAAGAATCTCAAGAAATTATGTATTCATGTGGGAAAAAGCTTAGGGAAAATCTTTCACAATCCCCCAACTGTCAAATTCAACAGTCTATCATCTTTGACAGTGGATAGGGATGTGTCAGATAGCAATGTTGGTGAAATTATAGATATTGTTCCTATGATATTAAGCTGTCCTGAAATTTATAAGCTTACATTGTGGCTGCCTATGCTAAAGTTACCAGAATTCAACCAACTCTCCCCAAACCTTATGAAGTTAGTGTTAAGGTATACTAATCTCACTGTTGATCCAATGCCAACCTTAGAAAAGCTACCAAATTTAagatttcttttcttttatcaGAAGAGCTTTAAGGGGAATGAGATGGTGTGCTCGAAAGGAGGATTCCCTCTCCTTGATTCTCTTTTGCTTCAAGGTCTATTTGTCTTAAGGGAGTGGAATGTGGAGAAAGGGGCGTTGTCTAGTCTTCGCCATTTGGAGATTGTTGATTGTAGTAGATTGAGGAGAATTCCCGATGGGATAAGATATGTTACTACGCTTAAGGAAATAAAGATTGAAAATATGCCTATGAAATTCAAAGAAGGGGTGGAGGAAGGGGGAGAGGAATTCTACAAAGTCGAGCACGTGCCTTCCCTTGTGTTTTCGCGCATATATACAG ATTAA
- the LOC133790252 gene encoding putative disease resistance protein At1g50180 isoform X2, whose translation MRQSWQGKEEEEEEDMAEAVVSFVLERLEDLVLSEAEFLIGIKDQVENAQTKLQCMRAFLKDADACVRNGDERVQLLVVKVRDTSYDLEDVIETYVFKVASEDESGGGIRRVLKRVVRIIDVHKVGSKIRKISSNIDTCTSELLKYGVKESMNKAAETCSRQVQEQREFRRAYSHFVENDVVGFGKDIKELVDHLTVNENPNRHRHRHRVISISGMGGLGKTTLARKVYYHPDLRKHFECFAWVSISQQCDVRDVWEGILFGLTSPTQAKRQEIKSMGASELAKELYNLQKQRKCLVLLDDIWTTSTWDRLKAAFPLDQTCSKILLTTRVKNVALHADRNGLIHELQCLSENESWELFQNKSFCFGNDPTSSQDNEKRKKEIGREMLKYCGGLPLAIIVLGGLLSTKHTVNEWEAVRKNIMAYIRKGRPNDDSKYNSVSWVLGLSYDELPYYLKPCFLYLARYPEDVTIQVKELCLLLIAEGFISLRESSVETVEDMAYDYLSQLVERSMIQVEKWGSIKRLKTFRIHDLMRDLCLSKAKEESFLQFVDLRNKKEEPLDYVLANVRRVAIYFDDDRVDDFYQFIGNTNCSLRCLIVDLGRGDSRKRLVPEFNRFLMLRVLNLDFSFFKPSAFATLPTVKLPKKIGNLIHLRLLSVHNMIVEKIPSSIGNLRCLQTLKLDHIIINDDKLPNVIWKLEQLRHLYMLETYDVAGGEWLRLLNLKNVQTLSGVPTKYLHRDDFWQLKNLKKLCIHVGKSLGKIFHNPPTVKFNSLSSLTVDRDVSDSNVGEIIDIVPMILSCPEIYKLTLWLPMLKLPEFNQLSPNLMKLVLRYTNLTVDPMPTLEKLPNLRFLFFYQKSFKGNEMVCSKGGFPLLDSLLLQGLFVLREWNVEKGALSSLRHLEIVDCSRLRRIPDGIRYVTTLKEIKIENMPMKFKEGVEEGGEEFYKVEHVPSLVFSRIYTD comes from the exons ATGAG GCAAAGTTGGCAAGgaaaggaggaagaagaagaagaagatatggCAGAGGCTGTTGTTTCCTTTGTGCTTGAAAGACTTGAAGATCTGGTGCTATCTGAAGCTGAATTCTTGATTGGAATCAAAGACCAAGTTGAGAATGCACAGACCAAGCTGCAATGCATGAGAGCTTTCCTGAAAGACGCAGATGCTTGTGTAAGAAATGGCGATGAAAGAGTACAGCTTTTGGTTGTCAAAGTCAGAGATACCTCTTATGACTTGGAAGATGTTATTGAAACTTATGTCTTCAAAGTGGCTTCTGAGGATGAGAGTGGTGGAGGCATCAGACGTGTTCTGaaaagggttgttcgtatcattGATGTTCATAAAGTTGGATCAAAGATAAGGAAGATATCATCCAACATTGATACTTGTACATCAGAATTACTCAAGTATGGAGTAAAGGAATCAATGAACAAGGCAGCTGAAACTTGTTCAAGGCAGGTCCAAGAGCAAAGAGAGTTTAGGCGAGCTTATTCTCATTTTGTGGAGAATGATGTCGTTGGATTCGGCAAAGACATCAAGGAATTGGTAGACCATCTGACAGTGAATGAGAATCCTAATAGGCATAGGCATAGGCATAGGGTGATTTCTATAAGTGGAATGGGAGGTTTAGGAAAGACTACTCTTGCAAGAAAGGTTTATTACCATCCTGATCTTAGAAAACACTTTGAGTGTTTTGCTTGGGTCTCAATATCTCAACAGTGTGATGTGCGAGACGTATGGGAAGGAATTTTATTTGGTTTGACTTCTCCAACACAGGCAAAAAGACAGGAAATTAAAAGCATGGGGGCTAGTGAGCTAGCAAAGGAGCTTTATAACCTTCAGAAACAGAGAAAATGTTTGGTACTCCTTGATGATATTTGGACCACTTCAACTTGGGATCGTCTGAAAGCTGCATTCCCTCTAGACCAAACATGTAGCAAGATTTTACTCACTACTCGAGTAAAGAATGTAGCTTTGCATGCAGATCGAAATGGTTTGATCCATGAACTTCAGTGTCTCAGTGAGAATGAGAGCTGGGAGCTGTTTCAGAACAAGTCCTTTTGTTTTGGAAATGATCCAACAA GCTCACAAGACAacgagaaaagaaagaaagaaataggAAGAGAAATGCTTAAATATTGTGGTGGTTTGCCATTGGCCATCATTGTGCTTGGTGGGCTTCTATCTACGAAACACACAGTTAATGAATGGGAAGCGGTGAGAAAGAATATAATGGCATATATAAGGAAAGGCAGACCAAACGATGACTCGAAATACAATAGTGTTTCATGGGTCTTAGGTTTGAGTTACGATGAGTTGCCATATTACTTAAAACCTTGTTTTTTATACTTGGCTCGGTACCCTGAAGATGTCACTATACAAGTAAAAGAATTATGCCTTTTATTGATAGCAGAAGGGTTTATATCATTAAGGGAAAGTTCAGTAGAGACCGTCGAGGATATGGCATATGATTACTTAAGTCAGTTGGTGGAGAGAAGCATGATCCAAGTAGAAAAATGGGGTTCAATAAAAAGATTGAAAACATTTCGTATTCATGATCTCATGCGCGATTTGTGCTTGTCTAAAGCCAAAGAAGAAAGCTTTCTACAGTTTGTTGATTTAAGGAATAAAAAGGAGGAGCCATTAGATTATGTACTTGCAAATGTACGTAGAGTTGCCATCTACTTCGATGATGATCGTGTTGATGATTTTTATCAGTTTATTGGCAATACAAATTGCTCTCTGAGGTGTCTTATTGTAGATTTGGGCAGAGGTGATTCTAGAAAAAGATTGGTCCCTGAGTTCAATCGCTTTCTGATGCTTAGAGTCTTGAATCTTGATTTCTCGTTTTTTAAACCAAGTGCTTTTGCAACACTACCAACTGTGAAGTTGCCTAAAAAAATTGGGAATCTTATCCACCTGAGGCTGTTGAGTGTTCATAACATGATTGTGGAAAAGATCCCATCTTCTATTGGGAATTTGAGATGTCTGCAGACTTTGAAATTAGACCACATAATAATCAACGATGATAAACTACCAAATGTGATATGGAAGTTGGAACAATTGAGGCACTTATACATGTTGGAAACTTATGATGTAGCAGGTGGTGAGTGGTTGAGGTTACTTAATCTTAAAAATGTACAAACATTGTCAGGTGTTCCAACCAAGTACCTTCACAGGGATGATTTTTGGCAGCTGAAGAATCTCAAGAAATTATGTATTCATGTGGGAAAAAGCTTAGGGAAAATCTTTCACAATCCCCCAACTGTCAAATTCAACAGTCTATCATCTTTGACAGTGGATAGGGATGTGTCAGATAGCAATGTTGGTGAAATTATAGATATTGTTCCTATGATATTAAGCTGTCCTGAAATTTATAAGCTTACATTGTGGCTGCCTATGCTAAAGTTACCAGAATTCAACCAACTCTCCCCAAACCTTATGAAGTTAGTGTTAAGGTATACTAATCTCACTGTTGATCCAATGCCAACCTTAGAAAAGCTACCAAATTTAagatttcttttcttttatcaGAAGAGCTTTAAGGGGAATGAGATGGTGTGCTCGAAAGGAGGATTCCCTCTCCTTGATTCTCTTTTGCTTCAAGGTCTATTTGTCTTAAGGGAGTGGAATGTGGAGAAAGGGGCGTTGTCTAGTCTTCGCCATTTGGAGATTGTTGATTGTAGTAGATTGAGGAGAATTCCCGATGGGATAAGATATGTTACTACGCTTAAGGAAATAAAGATTGAAAATATGCCTATGAAATTCAAAGAAGGGGTGGAGGAAGGGGGAGAGGAATTCTACAAAGTCGAGCACGTGCCTTCCCTTGTGTTTTCGCGCATATATACAG ATTAA
- the LOC133790252 gene encoding putative disease resistance protein At1g50180 isoform X1 produces MEVVVRQSWQGKEEEEEEDMAEAVVSFVLERLEDLVLSEAEFLIGIKDQVENAQTKLQCMRAFLKDADACVRNGDERVQLLVVKVRDTSYDLEDVIETYVFKVASEDESGGGIRRVLKRVVRIIDVHKVGSKIRKISSNIDTCTSELLKYGVKESMNKAAETCSRQVQEQREFRRAYSHFVENDVVGFGKDIKELVDHLTVNENPNRHRHRHRVISISGMGGLGKTTLARKVYYHPDLRKHFECFAWVSISQQCDVRDVWEGILFGLTSPTQAKRQEIKSMGASELAKELYNLQKQRKCLVLLDDIWTTSTWDRLKAAFPLDQTCSKILLTTRVKNVALHADRNGLIHELQCLSENESWELFQNKSFCFGNDPTSSQDNEKRKKEIGREMLKYCGGLPLAIIVLGGLLSTKHTVNEWEAVRKNIMAYIRKGRPNDDSKYNSVSWVLGLSYDELPYYLKPCFLYLARYPEDVTIQVKELCLLLIAEGFISLRESSVETVEDMAYDYLSQLVERSMIQVEKWGSIKRLKTFRIHDLMRDLCLSKAKEESFLQFVDLRNKKEEPLDYVLANVRRVAIYFDDDRVDDFYQFIGNTNCSLRCLIVDLGRGDSRKRLVPEFNRFLMLRVLNLDFSFFKPSAFATLPTVKLPKKIGNLIHLRLLSVHNMIVEKIPSSIGNLRCLQTLKLDHIIINDDKLPNVIWKLEQLRHLYMLETYDVAGGEWLRLLNLKNVQTLSGVPTKYLHRDDFWQLKNLKKLCIHVGKSLGKIFHNPPTVKFNSLSSLTVDRDVSDSNVGEIIDIVPMILSCPEIYKLTLWLPMLKLPEFNQLSPNLMKLVLRYTNLTVDPMPTLEKLPNLRFLFFYQKSFKGNEMVCSKGGFPLLDSLLLQGLFVLREWNVEKGALSSLRHLEIVDCSRLRRIPDGIRYVTTLKEIKIENMPMKFKEGVEEGGEEFYKVEHVPSLVFSRIYTD; encoded by the exons ATGGAGG TTGTTGTCAGGCAAAGTTGGCAAGgaaaggaggaagaagaagaagaagatatggCAGAGGCTGTTGTTTCCTTTGTGCTTGAAAGACTTGAAGATCTGGTGCTATCTGAAGCTGAATTCTTGATTGGAATCAAAGACCAAGTTGAGAATGCACAGACCAAGCTGCAATGCATGAGAGCTTTCCTGAAAGACGCAGATGCTTGTGTAAGAAATGGCGATGAAAGAGTACAGCTTTTGGTTGTCAAAGTCAGAGATACCTCTTATGACTTGGAAGATGTTATTGAAACTTATGTCTTCAAAGTGGCTTCTGAGGATGAGAGTGGTGGAGGCATCAGACGTGTTCTGaaaagggttgttcgtatcattGATGTTCATAAAGTTGGATCAAAGATAAGGAAGATATCATCCAACATTGATACTTGTACATCAGAATTACTCAAGTATGGAGTAAAGGAATCAATGAACAAGGCAGCTGAAACTTGTTCAAGGCAGGTCCAAGAGCAAAGAGAGTTTAGGCGAGCTTATTCTCATTTTGTGGAGAATGATGTCGTTGGATTCGGCAAAGACATCAAGGAATTGGTAGACCATCTGACAGTGAATGAGAATCCTAATAGGCATAGGCATAGGCATAGGGTGATTTCTATAAGTGGAATGGGAGGTTTAGGAAAGACTACTCTTGCAAGAAAGGTTTATTACCATCCTGATCTTAGAAAACACTTTGAGTGTTTTGCTTGGGTCTCAATATCTCAACAGTGTGATGTGCGAGACGTATGGGAAGGAATTTTATTTGGTTTGACTTCTCCAACACAGGCAAAAAGACAGGAAATTAAAAGCATGGGGGCTAGTGAGCTAGCAAAGGAGCTTTATAACCTTCAGAAACAGAGAAAATGTTTGGTACTCCTTGATGATATTTGGACCACTTCAACTTGGGATCGTCTGAAAGCTGCATTCCCTCTAGACCAAACATGTAGCAAGATTTTACTCACTACTCGAGTAAAGAATGTAGCTTTGCATGCAGATCGAAATGGTTTGATCCATGAACTTCAGTGTCTCAGTGAGAATGAGAGCTGGGAGCTGTTTCAGAACAAGTCCTTTTGTTTTGGAAATGATCCAACAA GCTCACAAGACAacgagaaaagaaagaaagaaataggAAGAGAAATGCTTAAATATTGTGGTGGTTTGCCATTGGCCATCATTGTGCTTGGTGGGCTTCTATCTACGAAACACACAGTTAATGAATGGGAAGCGGTGAGAAAGAATATAATGGCATATATAAGGAAAGGCAGACCAAACGATGACTCGAAATACAATAGTGTTTCATGGGTCTTAGGTTTGAGTTACGATGAGTTGCCATATTACTTAAAACCTTGTTTTTTATACTTGGCTCGGTACCCTGAAGATGTCACTATACAAGTAAAAGAATTATGCCTTTTATTGATAGCAGAAGGGTTTATATCATTAAGGGAAAGTTCAGTAGAGACCGTCGAGGATATGGCATATGATTACTTAAGTCAGTTGGTGGAGAGAAGCATGATCCAAGTAGAAAAATGGGGTTCAATAAAAAGATTGAAAACATTTCGTATTCATGATCTCATGCGCGATTTGTGCTTGTCTAAAGCCAAAGAAGAAAGCTTTCTACAGTTTGTTGATTTAAGGAATAAAAAGGAGGAGCCATTAGATTATGTACTTGCAAATGTACGTAGAGTTGCCATCTACTTCGATGATGATCGTGTTGATGATTTTTATCAGTTTATTGGCAATACAAATTGCTCTCTGAGGTGTCTTATTGTAGATTTGGGCAGAGGTGATTCTAGAAAAAGATTGGTCCCTGAGTTCAATCGCTTTCTGATGCTTAGAGTCTTGAATCTTGATTTCTCGTTTTTTAAACCAAGTGCTTTTGCAACACTACCAACTGTGAAGTTGCCTAAAAAAATTGGGAATCTTATCCACCTGAGGCTGTTGAGTGTTCATAACATGATTGTGGAAAAGATCCCATCTTCTATTGGGAATTTGAGATGTCTGCAGACTTTGAAATTAGACCACATAATAATCAACGATGATAAACTACCAAATGTGATATGGAAGTTGGAACAATTGAGGCACTTATACATGTTGGAAACTTATGATGTAGCAGGTGGTGAGTGGTTGAGGTTACTTAATCTTAAAAATGTACAAACATTGTCAGGTGTTCCAACCAAGTACCTTCACAGGGATGATTTTTGGCAGCTGAAGAATCTCAAGAAATTATGTATTCATGTGGGAAAAAGCTTAGGGAAAATCTTTCACAATCCCCCAACTGTCAAATTCAACAGTCTATCATCTTTGACAGTGGATAGGGATGTGTCAGATAGCAATGTTGGTGAAATTATAGATATTGTTCCTATGATATTAAGCTGTCCTGAAATTTATAAGCTTACATTGTGGCTGCCTATGCTAAAGTTACCAGAATTCAACCAACTCTCCCCAAACCTTATGAAGTTAGTGTTAAGGTATACTAATCTCACTGTTGATCCAATGCCAACCTTAGAAAAGCTACCAAATTTAagatttcttttcttttatcaGAAGAGCTTTAAGGGGAATGAGATGGTGTGCTCGAAAGGAGGATTCCCTCTCCTTGATTCTCTTTTGCTTCAAGGTCTATTTGTCTTAAGGGAGTGGAATGTGGAGAAAGGGGCGTTGTCTAGTCTTCGCCATTTGGAGATTGTTGATTGTAGTAGATTGAGGAGAATTCCCGATGGGATAAGATATGTTACTACGCTTAAGGAAATAAAGATTGAAAATATGCCTATGAAATTCAAAGAAGGGGTGGAGGAAGGGGGAGAGGAATTCTACAAAGTCGAGCACGTGCCTTCCCTTGTGTTTTCGCGCATATATACAG ATTAA